One genomic region from Ornithinimicrobium flavum encodes:
- the ahcY gene encoding adenosylhomocysteinase — protein MPDTTVVPGTTLEHRVRDLSLAEQGRHQIRLAEHEMPGLMALRERFGPARPLAGARIAGSLHMTVQTAVLIETLTALGAEVRWASCNIFSTQDEAAAAVVVGPTGTVEDPQGVPVFAWKGETLEEYWWCTTRIMLWPDGAGPNMILDDGGDATLLVHKGKEWEAQGAVPSPEDEDPQEWRVILETVRAGLAEHPTRWTDVAAGLRGVTEETTTGVHRLYQLHEAGQLLVPAINVNDSVTKSKFDNTYGCRHSLVDGLNRATDVLIGGKVAVVCGYGDVGKGCAESLRGQGARVVVTEIDPICALQAAMDGYDVARLEDVIGRADFVITATGCKDVVTVEHMRAMKDKAVLGNIGHFDNEIDMAGLARVPDVVRTEIKPQVHEWVFPEGRSIIVLSEGRLLNLGNATGHPSFVMSTSFTNQVLAQIELFTRPDDYPLGVHTLRKELDEEVARLHLAAVGVELTELTKSQAAYLGVDVAGPYKPDHYRY, from the coding sequence ATGCCGGACACCACCGTCGTCCCCGGGACCACCCTCGAGCACCGCGTGCGTGACCTCTCGCTCGCCGAGCAGGGCCGCCACCAGATCAGGCTGGCCGAGCACGAGATGCCCGGGCTGATGGCCCTGCGCGAGCGGTTCGGCCCGGCCCGGCCGCTCGCGGGCGCCCGGATCGCCGGGTCGTTGCACATGACGGTGCAGACCGCCGTGCTCATCGAGACGCTGACCGCCCTGGGCGCCGAGGTGCGGTGGGCCTCCTGCAACATCTTCTCCACCCAGGACGAGGCGGCGGCGGCCGTGGTGGTGGGGCCGACCGGCACCGTCGAGGACCCCCAGGGGGTCCCGGTCTTCGCCTGGAAGGGCGAGACCCTCGAGGAGTACTGGTGGTGCACCACCCGGATCATGCTGTGGCCCGACGGCGCCGGGCCCAACATGATCCTCGACGACGGGGGCGACGCCACCCTCCTGGTGCACAAGGGCAAGGAGTGGGAGGCCCAGGGTGCGGTGCCCAGCCCCGAGGACGAGGACCCGCAGGAGTGGAGGGTCATCCTGGAGACGGTGCGCGCCGGCCTGGCCGAGCACCCCACGCGGTGGACCGACGTCGCGGCGGGCCTGCGGGGCGTCACCGAGGAGACGACCACCGGCGTCCACCGGCTCTACCAGCTGCACGAGGCGGGGCAGCTGCTCGTCCCGGCCATCAACGTCAACGACTCGGTCACCAAGTCCAAGTTCGACAACACCTACGGCTGCCGGCACAGCCTGGTCGACGGGCTCAACCGGGCCACCGACGTGCTCATCGGCGGCAAGGTCGCGGTCGTCTGCGGCTACGGGGACGTCGGCAAGGGCTGCGCGGAGTCGCTGCGCGGGCAGGGAGCACGGGTCGTCGTGACCGAGATCGACCCGATCTGCGCCCTGCAGGCCGCGATGGACGGGTACGACGTGGCCCGCCTCGAGGACGTCATCGGCCGGGCCGACTTCGTCATCACCGCCACGGGGTGCAAGGACGTGGTCACCGTCGAGCACATGCGGGCGATGAAGGACAAGGCCGTCCTGGGCAACATCGGCCACTTCGACAACGAGATCGACATGGCGGGCCTGGCGCGGGTGCCCGACGTCGTCCGCACCGAGATCAAGCCCCAGGTGCACGAGTGGGTCTTCCCGGAGGGCCGGTCGATCATCGTCCTCTCGGAGGGGCGCCTGCTCAACCTCGGCAACGCCACCGGCCACCCCAGCTTCGTGATGTCGACGAGCTTCACCAACCAGGTGCTGGCCCAGATCGAGCTCTTCACCCGCCCCGACGACTACCCGCTGGGCGTGCACACCCTGCGCAAGGAGCTCGACGAGGAGGTCGCCCGGCTGCACCTGGCCGCGGTGGGCGTCGAGCTGACCGAGCTGACCAAGTCGCAGGCGGCCTACCTGGGGGTCGACGTGGCCGGCCCCTACAAGCCGGACCACTACCGTTACTGA
- the mtrA gene encoding MtrAB system response regulator MtrA has protein sequence MLGIVLRKEGYEVATCGDGGRALPMFREFRPDLVLLDVMLPTQDGIEVCRQLRLESGVPVVMLTARTDTRDVVAGLEAGADDYVVKPFKPQELLARIQARLRRTDGTEDRRLQVGDVIIDVAGHQVTRAGETIPLTPLEFDLLVALASKPSQVFDRESLLEQVWGYRHAGDTRLVNVHVQRLRSKIELDPENPQIVVTVRGVGYKAGHP, from the coding sequence ATGCTCGGCATCGTCCTGCGCAAGGAGGGCTACGAGGTCGCCACGTGCGGCGACGGCGGGCGGGCGCTCCCCATGTTCCGCGAGTTCCGCCCCGACCTGGTGCTGCTGGACGTCATGCTCCCCACCCAGGACGGCATCGAGGTATGCCGTCAGCTCCGGCTGGAGTCCGGGGTCCCCGTGGTGATGCTCACCGCCCGCACCGACACCCGGGACGTCGTCGCCGGGCTCGAGGCGGGCGCCGACGACTACGTCGTCAAGCCGTTCAAGCCCCAGGAGCTGCTGGCGCGGATCCAGGCGCGGCTGCGGCGGACCGACGGGACGGAGGACCGGCGCCTGCAGGTCGGTGACGTCATCATCGACGTCGCGGGCCACCAGGTGACGCGCGCCGGGGAGACGATCCCCCTCACCCCCCTCGAGTTCGACCTGCTCGTGGCCCTCGCCAGCAAGCCCTCCCAGGTCTTCGACCGGGAGTCGCTGCTGGAGCAGGTGTGGGGCTACCGCCATGCGGGGGACACCCGCCTGGTCAACGTCCACGTCCAGCGCCTGCGGAGCAAGATCGAGCTGGACCCGGAGAACCCCCAGATCGTGGTGACCGTGCGTGGCGTCGGGTACAAGGCCGGCCATCCCTGA
- the mtrB gene encoding MtrAB system histidine kinase MtrB codes for MLVGTVLALLLGTFLYQRVARGLVEQAVDNAQRDAAQQVSQAQEAFDSTDRTDDFGLRTLAREQIDTMVGTSADDGRRVLLLPALENDPAPVVEAMWIGLSTPQAPPGLQEAVSADPENQQTIVVPVALDGQETPVTATVIGSRVTLPRAGAYDLLLVYSLEREQQTLALVRQLFLGGGGGLVLLMAGLAVVATRMVTRPVAKVAHVSQQLARGMLDERVPVHGHDEIAQLATSFNTMADSLQHQIRELRSLSQLQQRFVSDVSHELRTPLTTMRMAADVLHSSREDFPLPVARSAELLDQELDRFEELLSELLEISRFDSGAVTLERHEEDLVALVQAAVDGVRPLADRLGSELVLHLPAAPVPVQMDGRRISRVLRNLLTNAVEHGEGRPVEVVVAATPQVASCSVRDHGIGLTTDQQQHVFDRFWRADTSRARTTGGTGLGLAIALEDARVHGGWLQVGSAPGQGACFRLLLPRSATYVIADEPAPVPPPAPAPSPAPHEVRAPVPVAARAPGRGAESRPLPEPVPVPGPSTPEDAFVPPVTLALAAREERP; via the coding sequence GTGCTCGTCGGCACCGTGCTCGCGCTCCTGCTCGGGACCTTCCTCTACCAGCGGGTGGCCCGCGGACTGGTCGAGCAGGCCGTCGACAACGCCCAGCGGGACGCTGCCCAGCAGGTGTCCCAGGCCCAGGAGGCCTTCGACTCCACGGACCGCACGGACGACTTCGGCCTGCGCACGCTGGCTCGTGAGCAGATCGACACCATGGTCGGGACCAGCGCGGACGACGGGCGTCGGGTGCTCCTGCTGCCGGCGCTGGAGAACGACCCGGCCCCGGTGGTCGAGGCCATGTGGATCGGGCTGTCCACGCCGCAGGCGCCGCCGGGGCTGCAGGAGGCCGTCAGCGCGGACCCCGAGAACCAGCAGACGATCGTGGTGCCCGTCGCCCTGGACGGTCAGGAGACGCCGGTGACGGCGACTGTGATCGGCTCGCGCGTGACCCTGCCCCGTGCGGGGGCCTACGACCTGCTGCTGGTCTACTCCCTGGAGCGGGAGCAGCAGACGCTGGCCCTGGTGCGCCAGCTCTTCCTCGGCGGCGGGGGAGGCCTGGTCCTGCTCATGGCCGGTCTGGCCGTGGTCGCCACCCGCATGGTCACGCGCCCGGTGGCCAAGGTGGCCCACGTCTCCCAGCAGCTGGCCCGCGGGATGCTGGACGAGCGGGTGCCCGTGCACGGCCACGACGAGATCGCCCAGCTCGCGACCTCGTTCAACACGATGGCCGACTCCCTGCAGCACCAGATCCGCGAGCTGCGCTCGCTGTCCCAGCTGCAGCAGCGCTTCGTCTCCGACGTCTCGCACGAGCTGCGCACCCCCCTGACGACGATGCGGATGGCGGCCGACGTCCTGCACAGCTCGCGCGAGGACTTCCCCCTGCCCGTCGCCCGGTCGGCCGAGCTGCTCGACCAGGAGCTGGACCGCTTCGAGGAGCTGCTGTCCGAGCTGCTGGAGATCAGCCGGTTCGACTCCGGCGCCGTCACCCTCGAGCGCCACGAGGAGGACCTCGTCGCCCTGGTGCAGGCGGCCGTGGACGGCGTCCGCCCGCTGGCGGACCGGCTCGGCAGCGAGCTCGTGCTCCACCTCCCGGCCGCGCCGGTGCCGGTCCAGATGGACGGGCGGCGGATCTCCCGCGTGCTGCGCAACCTGCTGACCAACGCGGTGGAGCACGGTGAGGGCCGCCCGGTGGAGGTCGTCGTCGCGGCCACCCCGCAGGTGGCCTCCTGCTCGGTCCGCGATCACGGCATCGGGCTGACGACCGACCAGCAGCAGCACGTCTTCGACCGGTTCTGGCGGGCCGACACCTCCCGTGCCCGCACCACCGGGGGCACCGGCCTGGGGCTCGCCATCGCCCTCGAGGACGCCCGGGTCCACGGTGGCTGGCTGCAGGTCGGGAGCGCACCGGGCCAGGGGGCCTGCTTCCGGCTCCTGCTGCCTCGCTCGGCCACCTACGTCATCGCCGACGAGCCGGCACCCGTGCCCCCTCCGGCCCCGGCGCCCTCGCCGGCCCCGCACGAGGTCCGGGCCCCGGTGCCCGTCGCCGCGCGCGCACCGGGACGGGGGGCCGAATCGCGCCCCCTCCCCGAGCCGGTCCCCGTCCCCGGCCCCTCCACCCCGGAGGACGCCTTCGTCCCACCCGTGACCCTGGCGCTCGCCGCCCGGGAGGAGAGACCATGA
- a CDS encoding GerMN domain-containing protein has translation MTRHPSAGRRRTGLLVVAVLVLGGCSSQLPTSPQPRAGLPVSVQARPDVERILNPPQPGATAAEVVRGFLQANVGFADDGDVPRSYLTAELASRWVPTSAVLVVDGTPEVTSVDGREVTVAVQVAGRIDAEGRLLEQTSTSRTTQSFTMSRVGQEWRISAFPEGFGVWLTRADLEQSFRPTTLYYLNPHGNTFVPEVRWLPVGDGRPTALVRAQLAPVPDHLEGAVRTAVTDDVRLGAASVPVDPRTSVAVVQLTGAGLAADTQLTAALQAQLAHALLALPGVSGVQVQLAGQPLTLGQDGPITASTQLPYHDVERNVDMVLLRVGTRFRPIDATQSTLRDLPQERTEALELPELGASWTDVAASADLQDFAAVSVDRTSFWRWRQGVETSNDGIGDALTPPAVDPLGGFWIGGVSRSTGEPRIWIAEPDDLGTARPLEVPWLHARDRLHMISVSPDGSRAVLVVADTSSERRRMVLAGVERDGAGRPVGLTEGVPVAPHLSDVATARWASAGDLYLVARRPDDPRMRVFSLRVGEWLSPIGARDALEPVDVLPVPRSGGAEPIARTADGRFHTTEGSGWYGARNGDELVVPGG, from the coding sequence ATGACCCGCCACCCGAGCGCCGGCCGCCGCCGGACCGGCCTCCTGGTCGTGGCGGTCCTCGTCCTGGGCGGGTGCTCCAGCCAGCTCCCGACCTCTCCCCAGCCGCGGGCGGGCCTTCCGGTCTCGGTGCAGGCGCGGCCCGACGTCGAGCGCATCCTCAACCCGCCCCAGCCGGGGGCCACGGCGGCGGAGGTGGTCCGGGGCTTCCTCCAGGCGAACGTCGGGTTCGCGGACGACGGTGACGTCCCCCGCTCCTACCTCACCGCGGAGCTCGCGAGCCGGTGGGTGCCGACCAGCGCCGTCCTGGTCGTGGACGGCACCCCGGAGGTGACCTCCGTCGACGGGCGCGAGGTCACCGTCGCGGTCCAGGTGGCCGGTCGCATCGACGCCGAGGGCCGGCTGCTGGAGCAGACGTCGACCTCGCGCACCACGCAGAGCTTCACGATGAGCCGGGTCGGTCAGGAGTGGCGCATCTCGGCCTTCCCCGAGGGGTTCGGCGTCTGGCTCACCCGCGCCGACCTCGAGCAGTCCTTCCGGCCCACGACGCTCTACTACCTCAACCCGCACGGCAACACCTTCGTCCCCGAGGTGCGCTGGCTCCCCGTCGGCGACGGGCGACCCACCGCTCTGGTGCGCGCACAGCTGGCGCCGGTGCCGGACCACCTCGAGGGAGCGGTGCGCACCGCCGTCACCGACGACGTCCGGCTGGGCGCAGCCTCGGTCCCGGTGGACCCCCGCACCTCGGTGGCGGTGGTGCAGCTCACCGGTGCCGGCCTCGCGGCGGACACCCAGCTCACGGCGGCGCTCCAGGCCCAGCTCGCGCACGCGCTGCTGGCCCTGCCCGGCGTGTCCGGCGTCCAGGTGCAGCTGGCCGGCCAGCCGCTCACCCTCGGCCAGGACGGCCCCATCACGGCCTCGACCCAGCTGCCCTACCACGACGTCGAGCGCAACGTCGACATGGTCCTGCTGCGGGTGGGCACCCGGTTCCGCCCCATCGACGCCACCCAGTCCACCCTGCGCGACCTGCCCCAGGAGCGCACCGAGGCCCTGGAGCTCCCGGAGCTGGGAGCCTCGTGGACCGACGTCGCGGCGAGTGCGGACCTGCAGGACTTCGCGGCGGTCTCGGTGGACCGCACCTCGTTCTGGCGGTGGCGTCAGGGCGTGGAGACGAGCAACGACGGCATCGGGGACGCGCTGACCCCGCCGGCCGTGGACCCGCTGGGCGGTTTCTGGATCGGCGGGGTGAGCCGGTCCACCGGCGAGCCCCGCATCTGGATCGCCGAGCCGGACGACCTCGGGACGGCCCGGCCCCTGGAGGTGCCGTGGCTGCATGCCCGGGACCGCCTCCACATGATCTCGGTCTCGCCCGACGGCAGCCGCGCCGTGCTCGTGGTCGCCGACACCTCCTCGGAGCGGCGCCGGATGGTGCTGGCGGGCGTCGAGCGGGACGGCGCGGGTCGCCCCGTCGGCCTGACCGAGGGTGTCCCGGTCGCGCCGCACCTCAGCGACGTCGCCACGGCACGGTGGGCGTCCGCTGGCGACCTGTACCTGGTCGCCCGCCGGCCGGACGACCCGAGGATGCGGGTCTTCAGCCTGCGGGTGGGGGAGTGGCTCTCACCCATCGGGGCGCGCGACGCCCTGGAGCCGGTCGACGTGCTCCCCGTGCCGCGCAGCGGTGGTGCCGAGCCCATCGCCCGCACCGCGGACGGCCGGTTCCACACCACCGAAGGCTCGGGGTGGTACGGCGCCCGCAACGGTGACGAGCTCGTCGTCCCCGGGGGCTGA
- a CDS encoding kynureninase: protein MSTAPTREDAQRLDAADPLAAHAARFERAEGVVAYFDGNSLGRPVAGTAEEMARFVGHDWGSRLIRSWDEAWMGWPEETGDLVGSAALGAAPGQTVVADSTTVLLYKVLRALADHQVAVDPRRTELVLDTDNFPTDRYVAEGIAAERGLTLRWIDVDPAAGVTLEQVEEAVGPRTGVVLLSHVAYRSGWVADAGPITAAVHDAGGLVLWDTCHSAGSVPVHADDWRWDAAVGCDYKYLNGGPGAPAHAYLARRLHDLPTLRQPVQGWMGRRDPFLMEQGYVPAGGVRSLVSGTPPVVGMLPLRRALRMLQEAGIEQVREKSLRLTDLALQIVDAWPAELGVTVASPRERARRGGHLTLRHPDFREVNARLWERGVIPDFRAPDGLRLGLAPLSTTFVEVWDGLAAVREELGG, encoded by the coding sequence GTGAGCACCGCACCGACCCGGGAGGACGCGCAGCGGCTCGACGCGGCCGACCCGCTGGCCGCCCACGCGGCCCGGTTCGAGAGGGCCGAGGGCGTCGTCGCCTACTTCGACGGCAACAGCCTCGGGCGACCCGTCGCCGGCACCGCCGAGGAGATGGCCCGCTTCGTCGGGCACGACTGGGGCAGCCGGCTCATCCGCTCCTGGGACGAGGCCTGGATGGGGTGGCCGGAGGAGACCGGCGACCTCGTCGGCTCGGCAGCCCTGGGCGCCGCTCCGGGCCAGACGGTCGTCGCCGACTCCACGACGGTGCTGCTCTACAAGGTCCTGCGGGCCCTGGCGGACCACCAGGTCGCGGTCGACCCGCGCCGGACCGAGCTGGTCCTGGACACCGACAACTTCCCGACCGACCGCTACGTGGCCGAGGGGATCGCCGCCGAGCGGGGTCTGACCCTGCGCTGGATCGACGTCGACCCGGCCGCGGGCGTGACCCTCGAGCAGGTCGAGGAGGCGGTCGGGCCCCGCACCGGGGTGGTCCTGCTCTCGCACGTCGCCTACAGGTCGGGCTGGGTCGCCGACGCGGGGCCGATCACGGCGGCCGTCCACGACGCGGGCGGGCTCGTCCTGTGGGACACCTGCCACTCCGCGGGCTCGGTGCCGGTGCACGCCGACGACTGGAGGTGGGACGCCGCGGTGGGGTGCGACTACAAGTACCTCAACGGTGGCCCGGGGGCGCCGGCGCACGCCTACCTCGCGCGCCGACTCCACGACCTGCCCACGCTGCGGCAGCCGGTACAGGGCTGGATGGGCCGGCGTGACCCCTTCCTCATGGAGCAGGGCTACGTGCCCGCCGGGGGCGTCCGGTCCCTCGTCAGCGGCACCCCTCCGGTCGTCGGGATGCTCCCCCTCCGGCGGGCCCTGCGGATGCTCCAGGAGGCCGGGATCGAGCAGGTCCGGGAGAAGTCGTTGCGGCTGACCGACCTCGCGCTGCAGATCGTCGACGCCTGGCCCGCCGAGCTCGGCGTCACGGTGGCCAGCCCTCGCGAGCGGGCCCGGCGCGGGGGCCACCTCACCCTGCGGCACCCGGACTTCCGCGAGGTCAACGCCCGGCTGTGGGAGCGCGGGGTCATCCCCGACTTCCGTGCCCCCGACGGGCTGCGGCTGGGGCTGGCGCCCCTGTCCACGACGTTCGTCGAGGTGTGGGACGGTCTGGCCGCGGTCCGGGAGGAGCTCGGCGGATAG
- a CDS encoding mycothione reductase, translated as MSEPTSFDLVIIGSGSGNSLVTPDLEGGRTAVVDGGPRFGGTCLNVGCIPTKMFVHAAEVAATVRDAARFGVDATLDGVRWRDIRDRIFGRIDPISDGGRDYRRDADHTEAYLGHARFVDDRVLEVEITRPGGGHEVGSVHRITGDSVVIAAGARPHVPQPVLDSGVPFHTSDTVMRIEELPASMVILGGGVISAEFAHVFSSLGVRVSVVVRGGRMLSAVDAEISAAFTDLARAQWDLRTNAPVGAVRAGGEGVELLLDDGSIVTGELLLVATGRVPNTDDLGLERTGVRLHDDGRVVVDEHGRTDVDGVWALGDVSSPYQLKHVANQEARVVAHNLAHPDDLMSFDHRYVPAAVFTHPQVAHVGLTEQEARDQGYDVTTKTQRYGDTAYGWALEDTTGLFKLVADRRTGRLLGAHVMGPHSSTLVQPVIQALSLAGPGGGPTALELARGQYWIHPALAEVLENALLGLEVAPHHDVTADYDPSGEEVDGSG; from the coding sequence GTGAGCGAACCCACCTCCTTCGACCTCGTCATCATCGGCAGCGGCTCCGGCAACTCCCTGGTCACCCCGGACCTCGAGGGCGGCCGCACCGCTGTCGTCGACGGAGGGCCGCGCTTCGGAGGCACCTGCCTCAACGTCGGCTGCATACCCACCAAGATGTTCGTGCACGCCGCCGAGGTCGCCGCCACCGTGCGGGACGCCGCACGCTTCGGGGTCGACGCCACGCTGGACGGGGTGCGCTGGCGCGACATCCGGGACCGCATCTTCGGTCGGATCGACCCGATCAGCGACGGCGGGCGCGACTACCGCCGCGACGCCGACCACACGGAGGCCTACCTGGGGCACGCCCGGTTCGTCGACGACCGGGTGCTGGAGGTGGAGATCACCCGCCCCGGCGGGGGGCACGAGGTCGGCTCCGTCCACCGCATCACCGGGGACTCCGTCGTCATCGCCGCCGGTGCCCGACCGCACGTCCCGCAGCCGGTGCTGGACTCCGGCGTCCCCTTCCACACCTCCGACACGGTCATGCGCATCGAGGAGCTGCCCGCCAGCATGGTCATCCTGGGCGGTGGGGTCATCAGCGCCGAGTTCGCCCACGTCTTCTCCTCCCTCGGGGTGCGGGTGAGCGTGGTCGTCCGGGGCGGGCGGATGCTCAGCGCGGTGGACGCCGAGATCTCGGCTGCCTTCACCGACCTGGCCCGCGCCCAGTGGGACCTGCGCACGAACGCCCCCGTAGGAGCCGTGCGGGCCGGCGGGGAAGGGGTCGAGCTGCTCCTGGACGACGGCTCGATCGTCACCGGCGAGCTGCTCCTCGTGGCGACCGGCCGGGTGCCCAACACCGACGACCTGGGGCTCGAGCGCACGGGGGTGCGTCTGCACGACGACGGGCGGGTGGTCGTCGACGAGCACGGCCGCACCGACGTGGACGGGGTGTGGGCGCTCGGGGACGTGAGCTCCCCGTACCAGCTCAAGCACGTGGCCAACCAGGAGGCGCGGGTCGTCGCCCACAACCTGGCGCACCCCGACGACCTCATGTCCTTCGACCACCGCTACGTCCCCGCCGCCGTCTTCACCCACCCGCAGGTGGCGCACGTGGGCCTGACCGAGCAGGAGGCCCGGGACCAGGGGTATGACGTGACCACCAAGACGCAGCGCTACGGCGACACCGCCTACGGCTGGGCCCTGGAGGACACCACGGGCCTGTTCAAGCTGGTCGCCGACCGGCGGACCGGTCGGCTGCTGGGCGCCCACGTCATGGGCCCGCACTCCTCCACGCTCGTCCAGCCCGTGATCCAGGCCCTGTCCCTCGCCGGCCCCGGGGGAGGACCCACCGCGCTCGAGCTCGCCCGGGGGCAGTACTGGATCCACCCCGCCCTCGCCGAGGTCCTGGAGAACGCCCTCCTCGGGCTGGAGGTCGCGCCCCACCACGACGTGACCGCCGACTACGACCCCAGCGGCGAGGAGGTCGACGGCAGCGGCTGA
- a CDS encoding HNH endonuclease, producing MSVATQQGLPPPREVVAAGASVSVTTPRGVSLRGPAPGVLVQVRQLADLLAGAGEPMDQAQRVAVLAELERLKNVCAGAQAALTVDLDEQAALEREPTRGELGHRRREREGVTLEVSLARGVSPHRSRALIGMARSLHDRLPHTLQALRDGRISEWAASLVVRETQDLGDGEAREVDSRLAPVLGTCSEGRLAKKAASLAYETDRRGFVQRHTRALQDRYVSIRPAADGMVRLGGLLPLVEGVAVHKALDEHARAARAAGATGSGDDVPTVAQLRADELVHRVTGVDPAREGMPVEIGLVMTDRSLVDDGADSARVPGYGPVPAVLARLIAATGSSRGGDVGSSRAWLRRLFLDPVDSTVQDVDGRRRLFTGPLRRLVVTRDQECAVPWCHAPIQDVDHLVRARDGGATTASNAQGTCRSCNLDKETEGVTTEVTTAADGTRAVRIRTRYGQTHHTMPPPVLDTLEDLAARWHGPHPPWWAADDERPGEGDHRESGTP from the coding sequence ATGTCGGTCGCGACCCAGCAGGGGCTTCCGCCGCCGCGCGAGGTGGTGGCCGCAGGAGCGTCGGTGTCCGTGACCACGCCCAGGGGGGTGTCGCTCCGGGGGCCGGCACCGGGGGTGCTCGTGCAGGTCCGGCAGCTCGCCGACCTGCTCGCGGGGGCGGGCGAGCCGATGGACCAGGCGCAGCGCGTGGCTGTCCTGGCCGAGCTGGAGCGCCTCAAGAACGTCTGCGCCGGCGCCCAGGCCGCCCTCACGGTCGACCTGGACGAGCAGGCTGCTCTGGAGCGGGAGCCGACCAGAGGTGAGCTGGGCCATCGCCGACGGGAGCGGGAGGGTGTGACGCTCGAGGTGTCGCTCGCCCGGGGCGTCTCGCCGCACCGGTCCCGGGCGCTGATCGGGATGGCCCGGTCGCTGCACGACCGGCTCCCCCACACGCTCCAGGCCCTCCGCGACGGGCGGATCTCGGAGTGGGCGGCGTCCCTGGTGGTCCGGGAGACGCAGGACCTCGGGGACGGCGAGGCGCGGGAGGTCGACTCCCGGCTGGCGCCCGTCCTCGGGACCTGCTCGGAGGGGCGGCTGGCGAAGAAGGCGGCGTCCCTGGCCTACGAGACCGACCGGAGGGGATTCGTGCAGCGGCACACCCGTGCCCTCCAGGACCGCTACGTCTCGATCCGGCCTGCGGCCGACGGCATGGTGAGGCTGGGCGGGCTCCTCCCCCTGGTCGAGGGTGTCGCGGTGCACAAGGCGCTGGACGAGCACGCCCGGGCGGCACGGGCCGCCGGGGCAACCGGGTCCGGTGATGACGTCCCGACCGTGGCCCAGCTGAGGGCGGACGAGCTCGTCCACCGCGTCACGGGCGTGGATCCGGCGCGGGAGGGGATGCCCGTCGAGATCGGGCTGGTCATGACGGACCGATCGCTCGTCGACGACGGTGCTGACTCCGCCCGGGTGCCCGGTTACGGCCCTGTCCCGGCCGTGCTGGCGCGTCTGATCGCCGCCACGGGGAGCAGCCGTGGCGGCGACGTCGGGTCCTCCCGGGCCTGGCTGCGCCGACTCTTCCTCGACCCCGTCGACTCCACCGTCCAGGACGTCGACGGGCGGCGCCGACTGTTCACCGGGCCGCTGCGCAGGTTGGTGGTGACCCGCGACCAGGAGTGCGCCGTGCCGTGGTGCCACGCCCCCATCCAGGACGTCGACCACCTCGTCCGGGCACGCGACGGTGGCGCCACGACGGCGAGCAACGCTCAGGGCACGTGCCGGTCCTGCAACCTGGACAAGGAGACTGAAGGGGTGACGACGGAGGTCACGACCGCGGCCGACGGCACCCGTGCGGTCCGCATCCGCACCCGCTACGGCCAGACGCACCATACGATGCCGCCCCCGGTGCTCGACACGCTGGAGGACCTGGCGGCCAGGTGGCACGGTCCTCACCCACCGTGGTGGGCGGCGGACGACGAACGGCCCGGGGAGGGCGACCACCGGGAGAGTGGGACCCCCTGA
- a CDS encoding ComF family protein codes for MPWRPTQDLLALVELAAPSACAGCGLPGSRWCADCGTFLAASRPRPWRPTPCPPGLPPTWAGLAYRGPARAALVAWKEDGRVDLTPVLARALRPVLAAALQGSAPHARAVRAGRPVVLVPAPSARAGVRARGRRPVPELARATTPRGPVVEALRLVRRVRDQAGLTAGERATNLRGAVAVRPGRGDRLRGVPCVLVDDVVTTGATLQECARALLAAGSGPVVAVTVCATVRRGPGPAGPPGPSVASPGPAD; via the coding sequence ATGCCGTGGCGACCCACCCAGGACCTGCTCGCCCTGGTCGAGCTGGCCGCCCCCAGCGCCTGCGCCGGGTGCGGACTGCCGGGCAGCCGCTGGTGCGCGGACTGCGGGACGTTCCTGGCCGCCTCCCGGCCACGCCCGTGGCGGCCGACGCCGTGCCCGCCGGGACTGCCCCCGACCTGGGCGGGGCTGGCCTACCGGGGCCCGGCCCGCGCCGCCCTGGTGGCCTGGAAGGAGGACGGCAGGGTCGACCTCACCCCCGTCCTGGCGCGGGCCCTCAGGCCGGTGCTGGCGGCGGCCCTGCAGGGCTCGGCGCCGCACGCCCGGGCGGTGCGGGCCGGGAGGCCGGTCGTCCTGGTCCCGGCCCCGTCGGCGCGGGCCGGCGTCCGCGCCCGCGGCCGGCGTCCCGTGCCCGAGCTGGCCCGGGCCACGACCCCGCGCGGGCCCGTCGTCGAGGCCCTCCGGCTGGTCCGCCGGGTCAGGGACCAGGCGGGTCTGACGGCAGGGGAGCGTGCCACGAACCTGCGTGGCGCGGTGGCGGTCCGACCCGGCCGGGGCGACCGGCTCCGGGGCGTGCCGTGCGTCCTGGTGGACGACGTGGTGACGACAGGAGCGACCCTGCAGGAGTGCGCCCGGGCCCTCCTGGCAGCCGGGTCGGGGCCCGTCGTGGCCGTCACCGTCTGCGCCACCGTGCGGCGCGGTCCCGGCCCCGCCGGGCCGCCCGGGCCATCTGTGGCATCCCCCGGACCCGCCGACTAG